The DNA segment TTGCCGTCCTCGCGGCCACGTCCCCGGATTCCCGGGTGAAGTGGCACAAGGAGTTCGGGCACGACGGTCGTTCACTGTCTATCTCGGTCGCGGACTCGCTGGTGGTCACCTACGACGGCGGCTCGCTGGCGGTGCTCGACCTCGAAACCGGCGCCGAAAAGGGAACTCTCAAGGACATCCAGCCATGGCTCATCTCCGGCGAGCACCTTGTGGCACGGGAGATGGAAAGCGAATCTCTGCGGGTATACGACCTCCAGGATCTCGGAAGTCCACCATGGACGCTCGCCGAATCACCCTCGGGCACGTCGTTCGAACCTGACCCGACCTTTCCAGGAGAGGGCCTCGTGAAAGCCCAACTGGACTCCGAGTCGTTCTGGATGACGGACCAGAACACGGTCGACCCCGGAATATCCAACCCGCTGCCCGCCGGAGCAGGCGGCGAATTGCTTTCACACACCGCGATTCACACCGGCAAGACGACGGTCAGGGACAAGGTGAGCGGGAAGGTGAAGGCAGACCTCGCCTTGGCGAAGCGACCGGAAGACGTGCTGCTCGCCGATGATTCACTCTACGTCCTCACCGGCTCCGGCTCGACGGTCGAGGTGGCGGCCTACGCGCTTGCCGAGCCCGGCCTCCCCGCGTGGAGGGAAACCTTCGACACCGGCGCGCGGCTGGGCTCTTCGCTCAGGCTCTGCGACGGCACCACGGTCTGCCTGCTCACCCAGACTCGGGACCACGACCTGCGCACCCACGCCATCGACAGCACGACCGGAGAACTCCGCTGGGAACGGGAACAGGACGACCAGGTCTTCCGTCCGCTCGGCGCGACCATTCTCGTCTCCGCGACCGGCGAGACCGGGTTCGACGTCGTCGACGCCCGCACGGGCGAGGTCACCGCCCCGCGCCGGAAGGTGCTCGGACTCGGCTACCCCGGCAAGGACCGGCTCGTCGTCGTCGGGGTCGACAAAGCCGTGTACCTCGACACCGTGACCGGCGCCAGCCGACTGCTGAGCGCCGACGCGGCGACACTCACGACAATGCCGAATCGCTGTGTCTTCGGCGACTCGTACCTCGCCTGCGCCACCGACGACCGGTTCGAGCTGTACCGGTACGAACCCTGACCGCGGTCAGGACCGGTCGACGGCCGGGGTCCCTTCGAAGGCCCCCGAGTGACGGCCGACCTCGTCGATGCGGATCGTCGCGGTGGCCTCGTGCGCGGCGAGCCCTTCGAAGGCCGACACCCGCTCGACGGAAGGCGCGAGCGCGGGCGTGCCCTCCTTGCCTGCCCGCTGATAGGTCAGCGGCTTGAGGAACCGGGACACCGAGAGACCGGCGT comes from the Prauserella marina genome and includes:
- a CDS encoding PQQ-binding-like beta-propeller repeat protein, which translates into the protein MRSPSPSTGRAADGGRAAIWLSLLFCVGIGVVTGVVVIPKLLANEPLPGTAKPSDDFQPIEVSLLETIDTGDFFEAGSYRVADTGLRGDIAFGVFSDDDVAVLAATSPDSRVKWHKEFGHDGRSLSISVADSLVVTYDGGSLAVLDLETGAEKGTLKDIQPWLISGEHLVAREMESESLRVYDLQDLGSPPWTLAESPSGTSFEPDPTFPGEGLVKAQLDSESFWMTDQNTVDPGISNPLPAGAGGELLSHTAIHTGKTTVRDKVSGKVKADLALAKRPEDVLLADDSLYVLTGSGSTVEVAAYALAEPGLPAWRETFDTGARLGSSLRLCDGTTVCLLTQTRDHDLRTHAIDSTTGELRWEREQDDQVFRPLGATILVSATGETGFDVVDARTGEVTAPRRKVLGLGYPGKDRLVVVGVDKAVYLDTVTGASRLLSADAATLTTMPNRCVFGDSYLACATDDRFELYRYEP